The Polyangium mundeleinium genome contains the following window.
AGGGGCGGCGCTTTCAAATCGGCGGTGGGTGGCCCGGCTGGATGATTTCGATCGTCCCGTCACGCCCGCGTGGGCACCTGCTCGGCCGGCCCTGGCGGGCCCGGGCGCGCCTTGCGGAGCACCTGATCCGGCTCGAGCGCGCGCGCCGTGAGCCCCGCGAGCGCGGCGCCGAGGAGCGGCGCGACCCAGAACATCCAGAGCTGCGCGAGTGCCCATCCGCCCACGAACAGCGCAGGCCCCGTGGAGCGCGCAGGGTTGACGGAGGCATTGGTGATCGGGATGTCGACGAGGTGAATCAACGTCAAGCAGAGGCCGATCGCGATCCCGCCGAACGTATTCATCGCGCGCTTCGACGTGGCTCCGAGGATCACGACGACGAAGAAGAAGGTCAGCACGACCTCGACGAAGAACGCGGACGACGCGGCATAGCCGGCGGGCGAGTGCGCGCCATAGCCGTTCGCGCCGAGGCCGCTCGCGACAGGGTCGTAGCCGCCGGGCATGCCTCGCGCGACGAGCAGCAGGAGGCCCGCGCCGACGACGCCGCCGATGAGCTGGGCCACGACGTACGGCAGCACTTCCGCGCGTGGGAAGCGTCCGGCCGCCGCGAGCCCCACCGTGACGGCCGGGTTGAGGTGCGCGCCCGAGATGTGGCCGAATGCGTAGGCCATGGTGAGCACCGTGAGGCCGAATGCGAACGCGACGCCGAGGTTTCCGATCTTGTCGCCCGCGATGACCGCGCTGCCGACGCCGCCGAGCACGAGCCAGCACGTCCCGACGGCCTCTGCGATGATCTTTTTTCCGATGGACATGAGAAGTCCCCCCCTTTCCCCGCCCGGAACGTGGGGTAGGGCGCGCGCACGTCCAGGCGCCCACCTGTTCACGTTCGACGCGGGAGATCCGGATCCAAACAGCCAAGCGAGCGCACCTTCGAGGGCTCGACCTCGACCATTTCAGGTGGTGCTCGCCGATGGCTTCGACGTGTCCTCGTGTATCCCCTCCACGCTGGTATCGATGGGCAGGGAAAGCGAAAACATGGTGATCTCGCCGGGGACGCTGTGGGCCTCGACCCGCCCGCCATGCGCCTCCACGAGGCCCCGCACGATGTAGAGCCCGAGCCCGAGCCCCTTGATCATGCTGCCTTTCGCGCGTCCTCGCTGAAATCGCTCGAACAGGGTGCGCATGTCCTCGGGCGGAATGCCCGGCCCCTGATTCCGCACCGCCACCACCACCTCGTCGCCGCGTCGCTCCGCGAGGAGCTCGATTGGCGTCCCGGGGAAGCCATATTTGACCGCATTGGAGAGGAGGTTCTCCGCGACCTGCTCGATCCGTTGCGCGTCCACGAAGAGGGCAGGGATCTCGCCGTGGATCGAAATCGTGACGCGCTCGCGGTTGTCGCTCGCCTCGATGACGCGTCCGAGCAGCGCCGGGATATCGGTCGGCGCGCGCAAGAGCTCCAGCCTGTGGGTCTCGATCCTCGAACCATCGAGCAGATCGCCGATCATGCGGCTGAGCCGCGCTGCGCTCCCGACGATCCGCTCGCCGCGGCTGCGCGCCGTGGCGTCGGCCCCGGAGCGCGCGAGGGCCCCGGCGAGCGTCATGATGGTCGTGACCGGCTGGCGCAGGTCATGGGCCACCACGCTGGTCCATTCCTGGCGCAATCGCTCGAGCTCCTTCAGCGGCGTGATGTCCTCGTACGTCACCACGGCCCCGACGATCTCGCCCTCTTCATTGCGAATGGGGGACGCATTGTTCAAGACGGGTACGTCGGGCTCGTGGGGCGTCCGGACGAGCAGCTCCCGTCCCGTGACGACCTCGCCCCGCAGGGCACGATTCAGCGAGAGATCCTGATCGGGGACCGGCGAGCCGTCCGGCAGGTGGAGCCGCTGCCGCAAGAGACCGAGCACGTCCGTCGGCATGGCCTCGCCCATGAGCTCCTCCGCCTTGTGGTTCATGAGAAACTCCGGCTCTTTGTCCAGCTTGCAGAGCACGATTCCAATGGGCGAGCGGTCGATCACGGTCCGGAGCCACCGCCGCTCCGTGGACAAGGCGTGAACGAGCCGCTCGCGCTCCGCTTCGAGCCGGCGCTGCTCGGTCACGTCGTCATTGATGGCGAATGCCCCGAGGAACCGGCCATTCGGATCACGCACCGGCGCTGCCGAGTTCAGCACGAACTTGCGGATGCCGTCGAAGGTCTGGATCTCGACGAGCTCGTTCAGCGCGGTCTCACCTTTTTTCACGGCGCGGGAGAGGGCCCATTCGTCGGACTTGACCTCCTTGCCCGTGTCGACCCACCATCCCTTGTATTCGTCGAATTCTTCCGGCCCGACGAACCTCACCCCGCCCCAGATGCGCTGTCCGGCGGGGTTGATCAGCACCAGGTTGCCGTGCTCGTCGGAGACCCATACCCCGACCGGCAACGTCTCGAGGACCTTCCGGAAGAGGGCCTCGCTCTTCTGGAGCGCCATTTCGGCGCGACGTTGCGCCGTCACGTCCTGGTTGATGACGAAGCCCCCGATGATTCGCCCTTTCGGGTCGCGCACCGGCGCCGCCGAGTTCAGCACGATCTTGCGCGAGCCGTCGAAGGCCTGGATCTCGATGAGCTCGTTCAGCGCGGTCTCGCCTTTTTTCACGGCGCGGGAGAGGGCCCATTCGTCGGCCTTGACTTCGTTGCCCGTCTCGACCCACCAGGCCTTGAATTCGTCGAATCGCTCCGGCCCGACGAACCGCGTCTCGTTCCAGATGGTTTGTCCGGCGGGGTTCATCAAGATGACGTTGCCGTGCTCGTCGGAGACCCATACCCCGACGGGCAACGTCTCGAGGACCTGGCGGAAGAGGGCCTCGCTCTTCTGGAGCGCCTTCTCCGCGCGGCGTTGCTCCGTCACGTCCTGGACCGTCCCCCACATGCGGAGCGCGCGTCCCGCGTCGTCGCGGATCACGTCGCAGTCCACGTGCATGATCCGCTCCCGGTCGCCGACCGCGAGGATACGGTGATCGGTCGAATACGAGGAGGCGTCTCCGCTGAGGGCTCCTCGTACGACCTCGTCGACCTCCGCGCGATCGTCGGGATGCACAAACGAAAGGAAGTCCTCGTAGGTCTTTTTTTCGGCCGAGGGAGGCAGGCCGAAGAGGCGGAAGCACTCATCCGACCAGAAGACCTCGTTCGTGCCGATCTCCCATTCCCAGCTCCCGATATGGGCGATTCGCTGGGCGCGGGCGAGTCGCTCCTGGCTCCGGCGCAGCGCATTCTCATCCGCCGGACGCGCGGAGCCCAGCGTGGCCCCGATCAAACTGGCGAAGGCCGAGAGCATGGGGAGCGTCCGGTCCCGGCCGCTTTCGGCTGTCGGCGTGAAGCAAACGAGGAGCCCGAGCAGACGCTCCCCGGCGATGAGCGGGGCCGCGAGGGCTCTCTGGCCGCATCCGATCTCCGCGGCCACGCGCGCATCGAAGGGGGCATCCTTCGCTGCGGCGTCGACCTCTGCGGCCTTGCGCGTGCGCGCCACCCGGGCGATCAGGCTGGCGGATTCGAGCGGGAGCGAGGCGAGACGGGCGAGCAGCGCTTCAGGTGCACCGTGATGCGCGGAAACGGCGAGCGTACGCCCGTCTTCGCTGACGCCGTAGAAAAGCGTCACGTGTGTGCCGAGCGCCGAGGCCACGAAGTCGACGGCGATGCGGTGCGCGTCCCGAGGCTCGACGGAGCTGCTCAGGAGGCGCGCCGCGAGCGTGGAAAACGTATCTTCGCTGCTGGCAACGATGCTCGTGTCGGCCCCTGCCATCTTGTCCCACGCCGCCGCAGTAAAACATGATCAAGGCTTCGTGTCACGCTTACAAAGTTCGTCGAAAGTAGGATCCTGCTCGCGCTCGTGCGCCGGGCGCTCGGTCGGATCCGACGTTCGCGCGAACCTGACGTCTCCGCGGCACCGTCGGCTCGCTCGAACCGAGCGGAGCTTCAATAACGAGCCATGTAGTCCGCAAACAGGGTCATCAGCCGGCGCGTCACCACGCCCGGCTTTCCGTTGCCGATTTTGAGGTCGTCGACCTGGACCACCGGCACGATGTTCTTGTTGGTCGCCGTGAGAAACGCTTCCTCGGCCGAGGCAAGCTCCGTTTCCGCCACGTCTCTTTCCTCGATCTCGATACCGGCTTTTTTCGCGAGATCGAGGACGAGATTTCGCCTCGTCCCGAGGAGCACGGCGTCACGGGCGGTGATCAACCGCCCGTTCTTCACGAGGAAGAAGTTGCTCGTGGAGCACTCCAGGACCCTGCCGTTCACCACGTAGAGGATCTCCACCGCCCCAGCGCGGATCCGCTCCTTCTGCAGGCGTACCGCGGCCAGATAGTCCGTCGTTTTGGCCTCTGGCACGATCCGCTCGTGCGAACACCGGATGACCTTCGCTCCCTTCTCGAAGACCTTCCTGGGGAGCTTTTGGATTGGCTCCGAAAGAACATACAAACGCGGCTCGTCGACGAGGAGCCCGTTCGTGGCGACGCCGCCCGTGAGCAGAAGCCGGATGTTGCAGTCCTCCCCTTCGTTCTTTGCGAGCAGCCGATCGATCGCCTCACGAACGGCCTTCTCTGGGAGTGGAATTTTCAAGCCGAGGAGCTTCGCCGAGCGTTGCAAGCGCCTCCAGTGCTCCTTCCACAAAAACGGCTTGCCGTTCACCGTTTTCAGGAAATCGAACACGCCATAACCACGCAAGACTGCCAGATCCGTGATCGGCAACGTCGCCTTCTCCGTCGGCACTATCTTTCCGTCGTGATAGCAGTAAGGCTTCATGCGGCCCCCACCTTAGCAGGCAGGCTGATTGGCGTGCCAGGGCGCCGTGCGTCGGGAGGACCGCGGGTCGGGTCGGCAAAGCACGCGCAGGCGTGCACGTTCCTGGTCGCGCGCGGCCGTTCGCCCGCGAGCGCGAGTGGCCCGTGGCCCCCGTGGGTCTTATATTCGCCGGAGGACGAGCCGCCTGCATGAGCCTGGCCGTAAAGCGAGAGCCGGAGGCATCGGTCCCCAGTCCGGACCGTGCGAAATCGCTCGTGCCCCGCGCCGCGAAGCCTGGACAGGGAGAACCGCCCGGGGGGCGGGTCGCGCTCGCCGTCGGGGAATCCGTGGCGGCGCTCGCTGCAGGCGTCTGCTCGCCAGAATACGTGATCGAAACGTTCCTCGTGCAGATCGAGCGTCACCTCGACGCGCGGATCGCCTGCCTGTACGGCTTCGTGGACGGCCCACCGCTTCGGCTGCTCGCGCAGCACGGCATTCCGAGCGCAGCCCTTGCCGGGGTATCGGAGATCGCGCCTGCGCAAGGACCTACCCTCGTGACCGAGGCCATCGCGATGCGGAGCCCTCTCTGCGTCGAGGCTGCCATGCCCGAGGCCAGCACGTTCGTCGATGCCCGCACGATCGTTTCGTGTTGCGAGGTGAAGGTCGTGATCGTGGCGCCTCTCGTCGCCGCAGGGCAAATCCTCGGGGCGGTCACGTGCGGCATTACGCACGAGGTCTCCGACCGTGACGAGGAGCAAGCCGTCGTCGTGGCGCTCGCCTCCGTCTTCGCGTGGGCCCTCGACGGGGCCCGCTCGCAGGAGCGATTGCTCAAGCACATCGACGAGCTTGCGCGTGCTCAGGAGGTGTTCCGCAATGTGGAAGAGCGCCTCAACCGTACGATCGACGACGCGCCCATCGGAATGGCGCTGGTGGGCCTCGACGGCCGCTTCGTGCGCGTCAACCGCGTGCTCTGCGACATCGTCGGCTATGGTCGCGAAGAACTCGAGCGGCTGCGCTTCCAGGACATCACGCATCCCGAGGATCTCGAGATCGATCTCGAGCAAGTCGCACGGCTGCTCCGCGGGGAGATCGAGCGGTATCAGCTTGCCAAGAGGTACGTTCGCAAGACAGGCGAGGTCGTCGACGTCATGCTGAGCGCGTCGATGGTGCGCGACGCCCGCGGCATCCCGCTCCATTACATCTCCCAAATCGAGGACATCACCGAAAAACGGCGGATCGAGGAGCGGCTGCGGCAGAGCGAGCGCAAGTACCACGCGATCTTCCACAGCGCCCGCGAGGCGATCGTCCTCCTGGACGAGCAGATGCGCTTCGTCGACGCGAACCCGGCCGCGTGCGCGCTTTTTCACGAGACGCGCGAGGAGGTGATCGGGCGGCGGATGACATCCCTCATCACGCCCACCACGGCGGCGCTGCTCGAAGAGCCGTGGCGGCGCCTCTCCGTGCAGGGGGA
Protein-coding sequences here:
- the aqpZ gene encoding aquaporin Z, with protein sequence MSIGKKIIAEAVGTCWLVLGGVGSAVIAGDKIGNLGVAFAFGLTVLTMAYAFGHISGAHLNPAVTVGLAAAGRFPRAEVLPYVVAQLIGGVVGAGLLLLVARGMPGGYDPVASGLGANGYGAHSPAGYAASSAFFVEVVLTFFFVVVILGATSKRAMNTFGGIAIGLCLTLIHLVDIPITNASVNPARSTGPALFVGGWALAQLWMFWVAPLLGAALAGLTARALEPDQVLRKARPGPPGPAEQVPTRA
- a CDS encoding aminotransferase class IV, translated to MKPYCYHDGKIVPTEKATLPITDLAVLRGYGVFDFLKTVNGKPFLWKEHWRRLQRSAKLLGLKIPLPEKAVREAIDRLLAKNEGEDCNIRLLLTGGVATNGLLVDEPRLYVLSEPIQKLPRKVFEKGAKVIRCSHERIVPEAKTTDYLAAVRLQKERIRAGAVEILYVVNGRVLECSTSNFFLVKNGRLITARDAVLLGTRRNLVLDLAKKAGIEIEERDVAETELASAEEAFLTATNKNIVPVVQVDDLKIGNGKPGVVTRRLMTLFADYMARY
- a CDS encoding sensor histidine kinase, with the translated sequence MAGADTSIVASSEDTFSTLAARLLSSSVEPRDAHRIAVDFVASALGTHVTLFYGVSEDGRTLAVSAHHGAPEALLARLASLPLESASLIARVARTRKAAEVDAAAKDAPFDARVAAEIGCGQRALAAPLIAGERLLGLLVCFTPTAESGRDRTLPMLSAFASLIGATLGSARPADENALRRSQERLARAQRIAHIGSWEWEIGTNEVFWSDECFRLFGLPPSAEKKTYEDFLSFVHPDDRAEVDEVVRGALSGDASSYSTDHRILAVGDRERIMHVDCDVIRDDAGRALRMWGTVQDVTEQRRAEKALQKSEALFRQVLETLPVGVWVSDEHGNVILMNPAGQTIWNETRFVGPERFDEFKAWWVETGNEVKADEWALSRAVKKGETALNELIEIQAFDGSRKIVLNSAAPVRDPKGRIIGGFVINQDVTAQRRAEMALQKSEALFRKVLETLPVGVWVSDEHGNLVLINPAGQRIWGGVRFVGPEEFDEYKGWWVDTGKEVKSDEWALSRAVKKGETALNELVEIQTFDGIRKFVLNSAAPVRDPNGRFLGAFAINDDVTEQRRLEAERERLVHALSTERRWLRTVIDRSPIGIVLCKLDKEPEFLMNHKAEELMGEAMPTDVLGLLRQRLHLPDGSPVPDQDLSLNRALRGEVVTGRELLVRTPHEPDVPVLNNASPIRNEEGEIVGAVVTYEDITPLKELERLRQEWTSVVAHDLRQPVTTIMTLAGALARSGADATARSRGERIVGSAARLSRMIGDLLDGSRIETHRLELLRAPTDIPALLGRVIEASDNRERVTISIHGEIPALFVDAQRIEQVAENLLSNAVKYGFPGTPIELLAERRGDEVVVAVRNQGPGIPPEDMRTLFERFQRGRAKGSMIKGLGLGLYIVRGLVEAHGGRVEAHSVPGEITMFSLSLPIDTSVEGIHEDTSKPSASTT